A stretch of DNA from Rhizobium sp. EC-SD404:
GTGACCGCGTTTCCGGCTTCGCTACCTACATGAGCGGCCTGCGTGAATGCGCCGCCGCAGTTGAAGCTGGCCGCAAGCCGAGCGCCCGTGCGCTCAACTCGATCGGTCTCGACCCGAAGTCCTTCGACGGCATCAACTGGCGCTAACAGCGACTGCTGAGCCGGTCGACAGACCGACACTCCAAAGCCACCGCCGGCAGACGCCGCGGTGGCTTTTTTGTATGTAGCCCTTCGGTGCTCAAGATAGGAAAAAATTCCTTGACACCGTGACGGTGGTTTGATAGGGTTCATCTACGGTCGGAAAAGTGCGGCTGATCGGGCAGGGCGGCCGGGACGTCCGGCTCCGAGACATCGAAATAGAATAGCAGCGCTGCTTTTGCGGCGCTTTTTTTATGCGCGGTTGGATGGATGATGGCGAAGACGGCGGCGGAGCGGCGGGGCCTCAAGCTTCTGGATCGACTGTGGCAGCGGCTGGAGAGCGAATACCGTGCGTTTGAAGTGATCAGAGCGCGCTCTGAAGCAGAGCGGGCGAACCGCGATGACGCGGATGCGCTGCGCGACATCAAGTCGGTCCTCGATCTGATCGTGAGCTTCGCAAAGACCCACGAGAAACTTCTGGAACTGATCCTGGCCGACGTCCTGAGCAAGGGCTCGGGGGAGAATGTCGACCGGGATCGGCTGGCGGCGCGGGTGTCGGCGCGGATCGAAGCGATCCTTGCGGAACGGATCAAGCTTGAGAGGGTGACAAGCAGCGCTGATGGCGAACAGTGACGCAAGATTGACGAAGGGTCTCTCGCAGGACGAGCAGACGTTCATCGATACCGATTGGGACTATCAGGGCAGGGCCGCCCAGCATCCTCCGGAGGGGGATTGGCGCACATGGTTGCTCATGGGGGGGCGCGGCTCGGGCAAAACGCGGGCCGGATCGGAATGGGTGCATGGTTTGGCAACTACTGCTGGGCGCGAGCCGAACGGGTCGCGAACCACGCGCCGGGAAATGCGGATCGCGCTTGTCGGGGAAACGCTCGGCGATGCCCGGGAAGTCATGATCGACGGCGTTTCGGGCATAGCGCGGATCGCGCGGCACGATCGCCCACGCTTCGAAGCGTCGCGGCGCAGGCTGGTCTGGGCAAGCGGCGCAGTTGCTCAGATATTTTCGTCCGAGGATCCGGAGAGCCTGCGCGGGCCGCAGTTCGAGCTGGCCTGGTGTGACGAGCTCGCCAAATGGCGGCATCCGGACGAAACGTTCGACATGCTGCAATTCGGGCTGCGCCTTGGACAACGGCCTAGACAATTGGTGACGACGACGCCACGCGCGGTACCGCTGCTGAAGCGGATCATGGCCGACCCGACGACGGCATGCGTGCGGATCGCGACGCAGGACAACAGCGCCAATCTCGCGCCGGGTTTCCTGGACGCGATCGAAGGCCGATATGGCGGAACCCGTCTTGGTCGACAGGAACTGGGCGGCGAGCTGATCGAGGACCGGGAAGACGCGCTCTGGTCGCGGACCCTGGTCGAGCGGGCACGCCAACGACTTGCCGGAAAGCTCAATCGCATCGTCGTCGCGGTCGATCCGCCGGCTGCGGCTGCA
This window harbors:
- a CDS encoding terminase family protein, which codes for MANSDARLTKGLSQDEQTFIDTDWDYQGRAAQHPPEGDWRTWLLMGGRGSGKTRAGSEWVHGLATTAGREPNGSRTTRREMRIALVGETLGDAREVMIDGVSGIARIARHDRPRFEASRRRLVWASGAVAQIFSSEDPESLRGPQFELAWCDELAKWRHPDETFDMLQFGLRLGQRPRQLVTTTPRAVPLLKRIMADPTTACVRIATQDNSANLAPGFLDAIEGRYGGTRLGRQELGGELIEDREDALWSRTLVERARQRLAGKLNRIVVAVDPPAAAAAPGSCCGIVVAGLDEAEHAVVIADGSVQGATPAGWAQQVVALYRRFGADRVVAEINQGGDMVAAMLRSVDAKLPIATVRATRGKWLRAEPVAALYEQGRVRHAGAFPELEDQMCDFGPDGLSGGRSPDRLDALVWAITALMLGHDGAPRVRGI